The DNA sequence TTAGCAGCTTAAAACCACCAGGAAACAAGCTTTGTATGTTCAGTTTTTCTACCACCCGAAACATGAACAAAGAACGGAGTCGAGAAACAGACCTGTTTTCTTGTACGTTTTGCAGTGTGTTATGTATAGATAGGCGTCGAACCTTATCCGGCCACATCACGTTCTGATCTTTAGCAATGGAGGTGAAGTTCTGATCTCTAGACTTTGACACAATTATCTCCCGCAGCACGTCATGGACGCGATACGTTTTGACCCTTCCATCACTGGTTACGGATGCCACTTGCAAAAGACCTCTATTCAAGAGTTCGTTGAGGTAGTCCTCTGCAACTTCTTCCAGTGTTTTCCCTTCTTTGGCTTCGATTAATCCCTCCGCTATCCATAACCGAATCAGCCTCATTTGCTCGATCCGATAGTCCTCAGCTGGGAAGATGCTCAAGTACAAGAAACAATCTTTTAGGTAGTAAGGCAAGTCGTTGAAACTCAGCGAAAGTACTTTCTTCAGATCCTGCAGTTTGTCATTGCCATCAATTTCAGCCCCAAGACTACGGCCAACGACATCCCACTCGTCAATCCTACGGGTGTCTTTTGATGCCAAAACGCCACTGATTGCTACAATTGCAAGGGGTAGTCCCTCACACTTTCTTAAAGTATCTTGACAGATAACCTTCAAATAAGTAGGGCATGCATTCCCTTGAAAGGTTTTCTTACAGAAAAGATCCCAAGATTCCATTGGGGACAAAGGCTTCAAGTTGTAAACTTTACCTACAGATTCCACACCGGAAGAGGAACTGGAGGCCACACCAGCATTACGTGTAGTGAGCATTACTCGGCTGCCACAGTTGTTGTTAGGCAAGGCATATTTGAGAACATCCCATTCATTCAAGTGCCACACATCATCTAGAACCACCAAGTACCTGCTTTTCATGAGCAAGTCCTTGATTATTCTCCTCAGCCGGTCGTTGTTCATGTCGTCCAATCCTTCTGGAACTGGTTTGCTGACTACACTGAAGAAGTGTCGAATCATGTTTTTGAGGAGTTCTTCTATCTTGAAAGATTGAGAAACAGTGACCCAAGCGCGCCTTTTGAAATGTTTCTTCacttcttcatcatcatagacttgCTTTGCCAACGTAGTTTTGCCCATTCCTCCCATTGCTGCCAAAGAAACCACTTCACGTCTATTGCCACCCTTCACCAGCCACTCCACTAGCTGCTGCTTAGGTTCATCGATCCCCACCAAATCAGTCTTGTCTAGAAGAAGAGCATCGCCTCGACGGTCTTGCCATGTATTTTCTGCACTCGTGGAGCCCGAACCTTGTTTGATTCTTGTGAATCTGGGAAGCAGACTCCCGTGAACTTGGCAAAGATTTTTTATTCTGGATCCGATGGCTTGTACTTCAGAAATAATACGATAACGAGCTTTAATGTTCTTGATACAACAAGATAATTTGTGGAAAGCCCCATAGAATCCATCTGCATGATCATGTGCTTGAAGAACTAGCATGAATTCATCGAGAGCATCTTCAGTTTCATGAGCGATCTCTCTTATTTGCTTAACCCGCACTTTGAATTCTAAGTCACTTTCTTCCAACGCATCTGCAACCTTCAGGAAAGCTCTCATACGCTCTAGTTCTCCTCTCAGATTCAGAACGTCTTCCGGATCCCCTCTCAAGAGTTGCACCTCATTTTCAACAAAGCGAGCAAGCAGCTTGTCAAGCAGACTGCCAACAGTGCTATCTGCCATTAATACTTTGATCTCTTCAGTAACCTTGATCAATCTCTCCAAAGTTCTGAAGACATCTCCACTTTTAACTGTAAGGTACTGATCTTCGGCTTGCCAATGCTAGCTGTGGTCATGTAGTTCTGtcgaactatatatatatatatatatatatatatatatgtgtgtgtgtttctatCATGCATGTCGATATTCTTTGGTTCTTTCCTCCTTTAATTCATCCCACtcctttgaaaatatatataagaatattgttGACTCGTCAATGCTCTCTAAAATTAATACTCAAGTATAAGGACAGCTTCTTAAAATCTATGACCTTCATGAAGAATGTGATATATATGTAAAAGAATGCAGCCAGCTTAGATAATGATATATAACCGTAGGTTGTTAACAAGCAATTCATGTCATGATCAAAAGCTAATttaagaaacaaattaattaaagaaccTTATTATATTAATTGCCAAGCGTCAGCTGTTTAAATACGGTTGATCAAACCTAATTAATAATGCAGGGTAGAGCTAGAGACGTTGTTGGTAGCtattcctaattaattaaatatggatGAAAGCCGGCCCGCAGATTACGCAATCCAATAATTAGCTAgtgatcatataatataatttgtacgtacgtacgtgtctAATTAATGCATGATGCCTGCTAATTCCTTATAGTTCATGCTGATCTGATCCTCTTGCATGTACTAGCTATAGGCCTTGCCAATTTTGGCCAATATTGGTCATGATACTCCTGCCCTGGCAA is a window from the Juglans regia cultivar Chandler chromosome 7, Walnut 2.0, whole genome shotgun sequence genome containing:
- the LOC108984056 gene encoding disease resistance protein RPM1-like produces the protein MADSTVGSLLDKLLARFVENEVQLLRGDPEDVLNLRGELERMRAFLKVADALEESDLEFKVRVKQIREIAHETEDALDEFMLVLQAHDHADGFYGAFHKLSCCIKNIKARYRIISEVQAIGSRIKNLCQVHGSLLPRFTRIKQGSGSTSAENTWQDRRGDALLLDKTDLVGIDEPKQQLVEWLVKGGNRREVVSLAAMGGMGKTTLAKQVYDDEEVKKHFKRRAWVTVSQSFKIEELLKNMIRHFFSVVSKPVPEGLDDMNNDRLRRIIKDLLMKSRYLVVLDDVWHLNEWDVLKYALPNNNCGSRVMLTTRNAGVASSSSSGVESVGKVYNLKPLSPMESWDLFCKKTFQGNACPTYLKVICQDTLRKCEGLPLAIVAISGVLASKDTRRIDEWDVVGRSLGAEIDGNDKLQDLKKVLSLSFNDLPYYLKDCFLYLSIFPAEDYRIEQMRLIRLWIAEGLIEAKEGKTLEEVAEDYLNELLNRGLLQVASVTSDGRVKTYRVHDVLREIIVSKSRDQNFTSIAKDQNVMWPDKVRRLSIHNTLQNVQENRSVSRLRSLFMFRVVEKLNIQSLFPGGFKLLNVLDLQESRLKKFPIDVQNLVYLKYLSLKGTKVKTIPGTIGKLQYLETLDLKHSRVTELPVEILKLHRLRHLLVYHFKLESYEYFHSRYGFKVQGNIGALRSLQKLCFIEANGAIMMELGKLYQLRRLGIVKLRKEDGKSLCSSLKKLTNLRALSLTSIEEEEIIDLQHLSSPPPLIQRVYLRGRLETLPPWIPSLHGLVRLYLKWSRLKEDPLVHLQKLPNLVHLELLQVYEGDTLYFRKGGFNKLKVLGLDQFNELRCVQVEVGAMPCVEKLIIQRCELLKMVPLGIEYLTKLKVLEFFDMPEEFIKTLSPDVKDSDYWKVAHIPEVYSTYWREGGWEVNTLDLCDGENSPRPSAITTTSHDLESRWK